The Rhodoligotrophos appendicifer sequence ACCGCGATGACGTGAGGGGACAGCGACATGCCTCGCTTCAAGGCTTCGGCGCCAAAGCCATAGCCGAGAGTGCCGGTGGGCGTGAGGACGGTGATGGGTGCGGTCATAGGGGTGTCCGTTGCTTCAGTCTCAAATTAGGCATCGAGGACTCGGCCGCGATCGCGCTGCCAATGGATGGTCAGCCGATGGCCGGGCTCCAGGGACGCTCGCTCTTCGAACTTTGAAGGCTGGAAGACCAGCGGCTGGTCACCCCCGAAATCCGCATGGATCCGAGTTGCTCCGCCGAGAAACACCCGCTCGAGGACCGTGACGTCCAGTCCGACATGGTTCTCGTCTGGTGCGGGCCCCACCTCGATATCCTCGGGCCGGATCATCACGACCTTCTTCGCACTTCCGTTCGCCGTGTAGGGCAGCACGTCTGTTGTACCGTCGAGCCGCAATCCGTCTGTCGCGTTTGTGGCGTTGAGCAGGTTGGCCTCCCCGATGAAGGACGCGACGAAACGGCTGTTCGGAGCGCGATAGATGTCTTCTCCCGAGCCGGTCTGGATGATCAGCCCTTCATTCATGACCGCGATCCGGTTGGCCATGACCAGCGCTTCCTCTTGGTCATGCGTGACGAAGATGAACGTGATGCCCAGTCGTGCCTGTAAATGCTTCAACTCGAGCTGCATTCGCTTCCGCAGCTGCAGGTCGAGGGCCCCGAAGGGCTCGTCCAGCAACAGCACCCGCGGCTTGTTGATCACCGCCCTGGCGAGGGCGACCCGCTGCTGCTGGCCGCCGGAAAGTTCGTTGGGGAAGCGCTCCTCGAACCCGCTCAGTCCCACGAGTTCGAGCGTTGCTTTGACCTCCCGCTCGATCTCGGCCGCGTCCTGGCCGCGACGCTTCGGCCCGAAAGCCACGTTCCGCCCCACATTCAGATGCGGGAACAGCGCGTAGTTCTGGAAGACCGTGTTCACCGGCCGCTTGTTCGGCGGCAAGCCCATCATCGGCGTGCCGTCGATGGTGATGCTTCCCTCGCTGGGGTCGATGAAACCCGCGATGAGCCGAAGCAGCGTTGTCTTTCCGCAGCCGCTGGGACCGAGCAAGGCGACGAACTCGCCTTGCCCGATTTCCATGGAGATGCCCTTGAGCGCGGCAAAGGTTCCGTAGCGCTTGACCACGTTGTCCACGCGGATCAAGCAGTCGGAGGAGGCGGACACGATGGGGCGCTCCTTAATCCGCGATCACTTGCGCGCGATTTCCTTGTTCCAGATATCGGTAATCGCCTGGCGCTTGGCGTTGATGGCTGGCCAGTCGATCCGGGCAAGATCGGCAATGGTCCCATCGCCCCAGGGCATCCGGGACTTCGCCTTTTCCGAAAGCTCGACTCCCTTGGTGGCCGGGCCGACATAGAGCTTTTCCGACAGGCATTTGGCCTGCTCTTTGCCGATGGCGAAATCGACCAGCTTCTCTGCAGCCTCTGTCTTCTTCGTCCCCTCGACGATGTGCACGCGGATATCGCCGCTGGGCGCACCCTCCTTGGGCGGAGAATAGGAGATCGGCAGTCCCTTGTCGGCCAGCGACCAGGCGGCACTGGCATAATGCCCGCCGACGATCACTTCGCCGCTCTGAAAGCTGTTCGTCGCAGCACCCGAGCTATCGAAATAGGAGGAAACCTTCCACTCTTTGTACTTGTCGATGGCCGGTTTGAAATTGTCGAGGTCGCCCCCCGCCAGCTTGTTGATATGCACGAAGAGCGGCACGCCCATGGCGTTGGCCGGGCTCGGCACCGTGGAAGCGCCGTCGAATTCGGGCTTCGAGAGATCCCACCAGGAGGTCGGTGCCGGCTTGACGTCTTCGGTGTTGTAGACCAGGCCGAGCGAATAGAAGCCGGTCGACAGACCGTAGACCTTGCCGTCCTTGGACTTGTAGACGCCTTCCGTCTCCATGTTTGCCATGTTGGGGATCTTCGCAGGATCCAAGGTCGCGACGACCCCTTCCTCTCCGGCGAGCTCTGAGACACCGCCGTCGATCCATGCGACGTCGATCGCTGGATTACCCTTTTGTTGGCGCAGCTTGGCGAGCGTCACCGTGGATGTCCCTGGGTCCGGCGTCACGGTGATCCCGGTGGCCGCCGTGAAGGGCTGCAGGATGCACTGGGTAATGCCTTCGCCCCATTCGCCGCCATAGACGGCAACGGTCAGTGCTTCTTGAGCGGTACTCGGCTGTAGGAAAGTAACGGCGCTGGCGAGCAGCGTAGCAGCAAACACAGTTCTTTTTTGTAGGACTCTCATCATTAAGTCTCCCTGTCCCCGGCTCAACGGAAAGTTCCAATCCGACCAGTCTGTTGTTGACCTCTATTCCTGTCAAATGACAAGTTTTCGGTTTACTATTCCCTGGGGTTATTCCGCTTGGGGAGGCGGCATCGTGAATATGCGCCAGTTGGAGGCCTTCAGAGCGGTGATGGAGACGGGTTCGGTGACCCGTGCCGCGACGACCCTGCACGTCTCTCAGCCTGCGGTGAGCAAGCTGCTTGCAGCTCTGGCGCGGGAATGTGGCTTCGATCTGTTTCGTCGCCGGAGTAACCGCCTCTTTCCGACGTCGGAGGCGATGGCCCTGTTTGGTGAGGTCGAACGTGTCTTCGTCGGGGTGGAAAAGGTCTCCCGCTTCGCCGGGGATATC is a genomic window containing:
- a CDS encoding ABC transporter substrate-binding protein translates to MMRVLQKRTVFAATLLASAVTFLQPSTAQEALTVAVYGGEWGEGITQCILQPFTAATGITVTPDPGTSTVTLAKLRQQKGNPAIDVAWIDGGVSELAGEEGVVATLDPAKIPNMANMETEGVYKSKDGKVYGLSTGFYSLGLVYNTEDVKPAPTSWWDLSKPEFDGASTVPSPANAMGVPLFVHINKLAGGDLDNFKPAIDKYKEWKVSSYFDSSGAATNSFQSGEVIVGGHYASAAWSLADKGLPISYSPPKEGAPSGDIRVHIVEGTKKTEAAEKLVDFAIGKEQAKCLSEKLYVGPATKGVELSEKAKSRMPWGDGTIADLARIDWPAINAKRQAITDIWNKEIARK
- a CDS encoding ABC transporter ATP-binding protein, which encodes MSASSDCLIRVDNVVKRYGTFAALKGISMEIGQGEFVALLGPSGCGKTTLLRLIAGFIDPSEGSITIDGTPMMGLPPNKRPVNTVFQNYALFPHLNVGRNVAFGPKRRGQDAAEIEREVKATLELVGLSGFEERFPNELSGGQQQRVALARAVINKPRVLLLDEPFGALDLQLRKRMQLELKHLQARLGITFIFVTHDQEEALVMANRIAVMNEGLIIQTGSGEDIYRAPNSRFVASFIGEANLLNATNATDGLRLDGTTDVLPYTANGSAKKVVMIRPEDIEVGPAPDENHVGLDVTVLERVFLGGATRIHADFGGDQPLVFQPSKFEERASLEPGHRLTIHWQRDRGRVLDA